The following are encoded together in the Lactuca sativa cultivar Salinas chromosome 1, Lsat_Salinas_v11, whole genome shotgun sequence genome:
- the LOC128127623 gene encoding F-box/FBD/LRR-repeat protein At1g13570-like, whose amino-acid sequence MPVSITHYQTSHVNQSNFDLLNGTYKRRSLTCVKEDRISNLPEHLIDSILERLRIKDIVRTSIISKKWRYTWTKIKVLVLDEQFSIKFAQNGAFDRNGFINTINHVLTSHNCPILKFHLHIPNMFLDSYQEVDQWMLLLSRKSVRELVLITTSNRRDEHPSNVFSCLKLTKLDLKNCFIKQPLELERFINLQTLFLLNIVFGANFCETEINLPKLKTLSLSNCTHVYSFNIKDFVRAERLTLATMLSNLPKVRSLVTDGHFLKFLSAEKNLNWLPHAVNGLHNLLLMDFELGDLDQLHGALYLLRNSPNLGDLGIVPWYMGPQVDAAPALNHLESLNCLDYTLNELQTVMIVSLEGSRPELLFIKLLLAHSPSLKKFTFRLNEVDVQKRLKIGEDILQFPRASPKAELVLPLEVRGTPLLKQSVSAKGFVKKIELVICLNT is encoded by the exons ATGCCTGTCAGCATTACGCATTATCAAACTTCACATGTCAACCAGTCAAATTTTGACTTGTTAAAcg GGACATATAAGAGGAggtctttaacttgtgttaaagAAGATAGAATCAGTAACTTACCAGAGCACTTAATAGACTCAATCTTAGAGAGGCTCCGAATTAAAGATATTGTAAGGACCAGCATTATATCAAAAAAGTGGAGGTACACATGGACCAAAATTAAGGTGTTGGTTCTTGATGAGCAGTTCTCCATAAAATTTGCACAAAATGGAGCTTTTGATCGTAATGGGTTTATAAATACTATAAACCATGTCTTGACCTCTCACAATTGTCCTATCTTGAAATTTCATCTCCATATACCAAACATGTTTCTTGATAGTTACCAAGAAGTTGATCAATGGATGCTACTCTTATCAAGAAAAAGTGTTAGGGAACTTGTGTTAATTACTACTTCAAATCGACGTGATGAACATCCTTCTAATGTGTTCTCTTGTCTAAAATTGACAAAACTTGATTTGAAGAACTGTTTCATTAAGCAACCACTTGAGCTTGAACGATTTATCAATCTTCAAACTCTTTTTCTCCTGAATATTGTTTTTGGAGCTAACTTTTGCGAAACCGAGATCAACTTACCAAAGCTTAAGACGTTGTCCCTTAGTAACTGTACACATGTTTATAGTTTCAACATCAAG GATTTTGTTCGAGCTGAAAGATTGACATTGGCTACAATGTTATCTAACTTGCCCAAAGTTAGATCTCTAGTTACTGATGGTCATTTCCTTAAG TTTTTGAGTGCAGAAAAGAATCTGAATTGGCTTCCACATGCGGTTAATGGTCTACACAATTTGTTGTTAATGGATTTTGAACTTGGTGATTTGGATCAACTTCATGGTGCTCTTTATTTGCTTCGAAACTCACCCAATTTAGGAGATCTGGGTATAGTGCCTTGGTACATG GGGCCTCAAGTTGATGCAGCACCCGCTTTAAATCATTTGGAATCCCTAAACTGCTTGGATTATACATTGAATGAATTGCAAACTGTGATGATAGTATCTTTAGAAGGATCAAGACCtgaactactttttataaagctTCTACTTGCTCATTCTCCTTCTCTAAAGAAGTTTACCTTTAGACTAAATGAAGTTGACGTTCAAAAAAGACTTAAAATTGGTGAGGATATTCTGCAGTTCCCCCGAGCCTCACCAAAAGCAGAACTG GTGCTCCCGCTTGAAGTACGAGGGACACCCCTATTAAAACAGTCTGTGTCCGCT AAGGGATTTGTGAAGAAGATAGAATTAGTAATTTGCTTGAACACTTGA
- the LOC128127624 gene encoding F-box/FBD/LRR-repeat protein At1g13570-like translates to MRALVFDEYFSRKFAKNGSFGSNGFIRIINLVLFLHRGPILKFHLHIPTILLDSFKEVDQWTLVLSRKGVTELVLTNSGRHYQLSFMFSCLELTNLHLRNCFFNPPLEFEGFLHLKKLYLKDIVFRDNLCGTHINFPQLNKLFWRTCMDSYNFNIKATKLQGLKIASIKDSVPVERINLVSMLSNLPKIEVLSIDGESLEDVIEENMPKWLPYPVKSLKCLNLQDMKLRELCQLHGVLCLLPNSSNVESLWMELWRLQIVEMTVVKGSRMEILFIRLLLAHSLSLKKFTITPCGACGVDMSKDVMQFPRA, encoded by the exons ATGAGGGCACTTGTTTTTGATGAATACTTCTCCAGAAAATTTGCAAAAAATGGATCTTTCGGTAGTAATGGGTTTATAAGGATCATAAACCTAGTCTTATTCCTTCACAGGGGTCCTATCTTGAAATTTCATCTCCATATACCAACCATACTTCTTGATAGCTTCAAAGAAGTTGATCAATGGACCCTAGTCTTATCAAGAAAGGGTGTTACAGAACTTGTCCTTACTAATTCAGGCCGACATTATCAACTTTCTTTTATGTTTTCTTGTTTAGAGTTGACAAATTTGCATTTGAGGAACTGTTTCTTCAATCCACCACTTGAGTTTGAAGGATTTCTCCATCTTAAAAAGCTTTATCTCAAAGATATTGTTTTTAGGGATAATTTGTGTGGAACTCATATCAACTTCCCACAACTTAACAAGTTGTTCTGGAGAACTTGCATGGATAGTTACAATTTCAACATCAAGGCCACAAAGCTACAGGGTTTGAAAATT GCATCCATAAAGGATTCGGTACCAGTTGAAAGAATAAATTTGGTGAGCATGTTAAGTAACTTGCCCAAAATTGAAGTTCTTTCTATCGATGGTGAATCTCTTGAG GATGTTATCGAAGAAAATATGCCAAAGTGGCTTCCATATCCGGTTAAGAGTTTAAAGTGTTTGAACTTGCAAGATATGAAACTCCGTGAACTATGTCAACTTCATGGTGTTCTATGTTTGCTTCCGAACTCGTCAAATGTGGAAAGTCTTTGGATGGAACTTTGGAGG TTGCAAATTGTGGAGATGACAGTTGTTAAAGGATCAAGAATGGAAATTCTTTTTAtaaggcttctacttgctcatTCCCTTTCTCTTAAGAAGTTTACAATCACACCGTGTGGAGCTTGTGGTGTTGACATGAGTAAGGATGTTATGCAGTTCCCTCGAGCCTAA